One window of the Capillibacterium thermochitinicola genome contains the following:
- a CDS encoding transposase produces MKTKRYDQDFKEQIVRECQEVGNVALVARRHGLSKNTVHNWLK; encoded by the coding sequence ATGAAAACGAAACGCTATGACCAGGATTTTAAAGAACAAATCGTTAGAGAATGCCAAGAAGTCGGTAATGTTGCACTGGTAGCCCGGCGTCACGGTCTTTCCAAAAATACAGTACACAATTGGCTTAAG